From the genome of Candidatus Promineifilum breve, one region includes:
- a CDS encoding asparagine synthase-related protein yields MFGRYLITVTRQAEQVPASADPAARHAAYAIGSYCVTIDTPDGPVAEAVSIDTTQAPRRLIITEGAPLPTGDDNQLLSGAYNRLIVDAAAAEARLDNDTLGVWPVYFTTVGGVLRVSNSLRLLGRAAGLPPDELGIAQNYLLLGWAVYERTILRDGRRAAGGTEYRFDLAGGAPPTATRLARTWTETLDGDTRSFVDRFGELWATSLRRHFDPIDAPIGLMLSGGLDSRLVGGGLAERGKTIVALTHGNLHSDEAATAGEVAAVLGARHLTNGLDDTFPFDRLGLAGANRQAELFFNPIWSSSGQLLSAAGLTHFTTGAGFDEIFGGQKDGNPRRRLLKNLRQSLIGPARHRPATAEDLQQIAGAIHKDARKRGRNYGFLLAEPYRALVLDALPAIAEEFQERLATIAATTPTAPQILERFTYDHWLRQTTHMQERQLRPYGQVVMPTYDRDLLAFISNLPPGVKYDHHLYYRVIRRLYPRLARVRVNNLGTSVDQSQVRVELIRAWHIWRHNRPTSWINFDQWVRGGDRLAQYERAFLDQAHFFAPDAVRAFFNDVRAGRTRLYDGNETLSFLNLAMLLDPRLSPA; encoded by the coding sequence ATGTTCGGTCGTTATCTCATCACCGTCACGCGGCAGGCGGAACAGGTTCCGGCTTCGGCCGACCCCGCCGCGCGCCACGCCGCCTATGCCATCGGCTCCTATTGCGTCACCATCGACACGCCCGACGGCCCAGTGGCCGAGGCTGTGTCCATCGACACCACCCAGGCCCCGCGCCGGCTGATCATCACCGAGGGCGCGCCCCTGCCCACCGGCGACGACAACCAGCTCCTATCGGGCGCCTACAACCGGCTCATCGTGGACGCCGCCGCGGCCGAGGCCCGGCTGGACAACGACACGCTGGGCGTCTGGCCGGTCTACTTCACGACGGTTGGCGGCGTGTTGCGCGTGTCCAACTCGCTGCGCCTGCTGGGCCGGGCGGCCGGCCTGCCGCCCGACGAACTGGGCATCGCCCAGAACTACCTGCTGCTCGGCTGGGCCGTCTACGAACGGACGATCCTGCGCGACGGGCGGCGGGCGGCCGGCGGCACGGAGTACCGTTTCGACCTCGCCGGCGGCGCGCCACCCACCGCCACCCGCCTGGCCCGCACGTGGACGGAAACCCTCGACGGCGACACCCGGTCGTTCGTCGACCGCTTCGGCGAACTATGGGCCACGTCGCTGCGCCGCCACTTTGACCCCATCGACGCCCCCATCGGCCTGATGCTGAGCGGCGGGCTGGACTCGCGTCTGGTGGGCGGCGGGCTGGCCGAGCGCGGCAAAACCATCGTCGCCCTGACCCACGGCAATCTCCACAGCGATGAGGCCGCCACCGCCGGCGAAGTGGCCGCCGTACTCGGCGCGCGCCACCTGACCAACGGCCTCGACGACACCTTCCCCTTCGACCGCCTGGGGCTGGCCGGGGCCAACCGGCAGGCCGAGCTCTTCTTCAATCCCATCTGGAGCAGCAGCGGCCAACTGTTGTCGGCCGCCGGCCTGACCCATTTCACCACCGGGGCCGGTTTCGACGAGATCTTCGGCGGCCAGAAAGACGGCAACCCGCGCCGCCGCCTGCTCAAAAATCTGCGCCAATCGCTCATCGGCCCGGCCCGCCACCGGCCCGCCACGGCCGAAGACTTACAACAAATCGCCGGCGCTATCCATAAAGACGCCCGCAAGCGAGGGCGCAATTACGGCTTCCTGCTGGCCGAGCCATATCGCGCCCTGGTGCTGGATGCCCTGCCGGCCATCGCAGAGGAATTCCAGGAGCGGCTGGCGACCATCGCCGCCACGACGCCCACCGCGCCCCAAATCCTGGAACGCTTCACCTATGACCATTGGCTGCGCCAAACCACCCACATGCAGGAGCGGCAATTGCGCCCCTATGGTCAGGTCGTCATGCCCACCTACGACCGCGATCTATTGGCCTTCATCAGCAACCTGCCTCCAGGCGTCAAATATGACCATCACCTCTACTATCGCGTCATACGCCGCCTCTATCCCCGCCTGGCCCGCGTGCGGGTCAACAATCTGGGCACGAGCGTCGATCAGTCGCAGGTGCGCGTCGAACTGATCCGCGCCTGGCACATCTGGCGGCATAATCGCCCGACCAGTTGGATCAATTTCGACCAATGGGTGCGCGGCGGCGACCGGCTGGCGCAGTATGAGCGCGCCTTCCTGGACCAAGCCCATTTCTTCGCCCCCGACGCCGTGCGCGCCTTTTTCAACGACGTGCGCGCCGGGCGGACACGGCTCTACGACGGCAATGAAACGCTGTCGTTCCTGAACCTGGCGATGCTGCTCGACCCGCGCCTCAGCCCCGCCTAG